The Streptomyces hundungensis genome contains the following window.
GCGCTCCCCCCGCGTCGCCGCCGCACGGCGGCTCGCGCGGCGTAATTTTCGGGGGAAGGAGCGGCGGTTCATCGCCGAGGGGCCGCAGGCCGTTCGGGAGGCCGTGGGGCATCGCAGTGGTGGTGAGGCCACGCTCGTCGAGCTGTTCGCCACCGTGGAGGCCGCCGAGCGGTACGCCGACATCGTGGCCGCCGCGTTGGAGGCGGGGGCCCGCGTCCACTACGCCGACGACGAGGTGCTCGCCGAGGTCTCGCAGACCGTCACCCCGCAGGGCCTGGTCGGCGTGTGCCGCTTCCTGGACTCGCCGTTCGAGGAGATCCTCCGCGCCGAGCCCCGGCTCGTCGCCGTGCTCGCGCACGTCCGCGACCCCGGGAACGCCGGCACCGTACTGCGCTGCGCGGACGCCGCAGGCGCCGACGCGGTCGTTCTGACCGATGCCTCCGTCGACCTCTACAACCCCAAGTCCGTGCGCGCCTCGGTCGGTTCGCTCTTCCATCTGCCGGTCGCCGTGGGCGTCCCCGTGGAGCAGGCCGTCCAGGGGCTGCGGGACGCGGGCGTCCGCATCCTGGCGGCCGACGGCGCGGGCGAGGACGACCTCGACGCCGAGCTGGACGCGGGAACGATGGGCGGCCCCACCGCCTGGATCTTCGGCAACGAGGCCTGGGGCCTGCCCGAGGAGACCCGCGCACTCGCGGACGCCGTGGTACGCGTGCCCATCCACGGCAAGGCCGAAAGCCTCAACCTCGCCACCGCCGCGGCCGTGTGCCTCTACGCCTCCGCTCGTGCGCAGCGTGCTGCCGGAGGGTGCCGCTCCGTGACCTCGTACTAGTAGTGTTGCGGGCCCGGGGGCCCACTCAGCGCTTCGGGAGGTGGGATAGGGGGATGGCTGTCGGCATGAGCAGCAACGGCAACAGCATCGCGCTGTGTCCGTCCGGCGGTCCCGACGTCCTCGGCTTCGACCCCGACGACCTGCCCGACGGCATCGTGGTCGCCGACGACACGGGCCGGGTCATCTGCTTCAACGCCGCCGCCGTGCGGATCACGGCCATCGCGAAGCACGAGGCGGTCGGCTTCCCGCTGGAGCGGGCGCTGCCCCTGGAGGACCTCAAGGGCCGGCGCTGGTGGCAGCTCACCGACCCCTACGGCGGCCTCGCCATCCGGGTCGGCCAGCCCGAACGCAATCTGCTGCTGCCCGGCGGCCGCGAAGTGCTGGTCTCCGCGCGCTACGTACGCGAACGTCCGAGGGGACCCGTGCGCCGGGTCGTGGTGAGCCTGCGCTCCACCGAGGCCCGGCGGCGTACGGAACGGTCGCACGCCGAGCTGATCGCCACCGTCGCCCACGAGCTGCGCTCTCCCCTGACCTCCGTCAAGGGGTTCACCGCGACGCTGCTCGCCAAGTGGGAGCGGTTCACGGACGACCAGAAGCGGCTCATGCTGGAGACGGTCGACGCCGACGCCAACCGCGTCACCCGGCTCATCGCCGAGCTCCTGGACATCTCGCGCATCGACTCGGGCCGCCTCGAAGTGCGCCGTCAGCCGGTCGACATCCCGGCCGCCGTCGGCCGCCACCTCCAGGCCCACGTCGCCTCCGGCCAGACCCCGGACCGCTTCCTGGTGCGCGTACAGCGGCCGCTGCCCGATCTGTGGGCCGACCCCGACAAGATCGA
Protein-coding sequences here:
- a CDS encoding TrmH family RNA methyltransferase; this translates as MSSPELISPRSPRVAAARRLARRNFRGKERRFIAEGPQAVREAVGHRSGGEATLVELFATVEAAERYADIVAAALEAGARVHYADDEVLAEVSQTVTPQGLVGVCRFLDSPFEEILRAEPRLVAVLAHVRDPGNAGTVLRCADAAGADAVVLTDASVDLYNPKSVRASVGSLFHLPVAVGVPVEQAVQGLRDAGVRILAADGAGEDDLDAELDAGTMGGPTAWIFGNEAWGLPEETRALADAVVRVPIHGKAESLNLATAAAVCLYASARAQRAAGGCRSVTSY
- a CDS encoding sensor histidine kinase; its protein translation is MAVGMSSNGNSIALCPSGGPDVLGFDPDDLPDGIVVADDTGRVICFNAAAVRITAIAKHEAVGFPLERALPLEDLKGRRWWQLTDPYGGLAIRVGQPERNLLLPGGREVLVSARYVRERPRGPVRRVVVSLRSTEARRRTERSHAELIATVAHELRSPLTSVKGFTATLLAKWERFTDDQKRLMLETVDADANRVTRLIAELLDISRIDSGRLEVRRQPVDIPAAVGRHLQAHVASGQTPDRFLVRVQRPLPDLWADPDKIDQILGNLLENAVRHGEGTVTIEVAPAPVRIDEHDEKGTAVTVSDEGPGIPEESMGRVFTRFWRGSKRGGTGLGLYIVKGIVEAHGGTIAVGRGPGGGAQFRFILPVGAPAYLQ